The Cyanobacterium sp. T60_A2020_053 genomic interval CTTTATTTGACAAGATTTTGGACTTATTCAGCAGACCCTAATTATCTCTCCTCTGCTACCCCTTCCTCCTCTGCTAAAAATCTAAATTTTGGTTCGACTTTGCAAATTGGGGGCGCTTTTACAGAGGTGAATTAAAGCGCACTCCGCACATCTCGGCGCCCGTGCATTACACACGGCACGACCATGATAAATTATACTGATGGAAAAATTTTCCCATTCTGGTTGCGGTAATAATTTCATCAAATCTCGCTCAATTTGTACGGGTTGATCGTTTTTAGTTAAACCTAAACGGTTACTTAACCTTTTCACATGGGTATCTACCGTTACCCCTTCAATGATACCAAAACCGTGAGCAAGAACCACATTAGCGGTTTTGCGCGCTACCCCGGGTAGTGTTAATAACTCCTTCATGGTGCGGGGGAGGGCGCCGTCAAATTCAGTAACAATTTTGACACAAGCGCCTTGAATATTTTTGGCTTTATTACGAAAAAATCCTGTGGAGTAGATTAAACGTTCTATATCTTCACGATTAGCCGAAGCTAAACTAGGCGCATCGGGATATTTAGCAAAGAGATGGGGAGTAACTTTATTAACACGCTCATCGGTACATTGTGCCGATAAAATGGTAGCTACCAATAATTGTACAGGTGTCTCATAATCAAGGCTACAAGTAGCATCTGGATATAACTGCTTTAAAATTGAGAGGATTTCTACTGCTTTTTTCTTTTTACTAATTCTCATGGATAATTGATAATGGATAATGGACAATGGACAGTAGAAGAAATGAAGAAGTAATTGTTTTCTAAATTCTAAATTCTAAATTCTAAATTTTTTCTCCCCTTCTCCCTATCCAAAACAAATACATTTTGGTGCTAATCCAAACGAAATCTCAATGGGGTAAGAATATTTTTCTTGT includes:
- the nth gene encoding endonuclease III, translated to MRISKKKKAVEILSILKQLYPDATCSLDYETPVQLLVATILSAQCTDERVNKVTPHLFAKYPDAPSLASANREDIERLIYSTGFFRNKAKNIQGACVKIVTEFDGALPRTMKELLTLPGVARKTANVVLAHGFGIIEGVTVDTHVKRLSNRLGLTKNDQPVQIERDLMKLLPQPEWENFSISIIYHGRAVCNARAPRCAECALIHLCKSAPNLQSRTKI